From Penaeus vannamei isolate JL-2024 chromosome 37, ASM4276789v1, whole genome shotgun sequence, one genomic window encodes:
- the LOC138859703 gene encoding ionotropic receptor 21a-like: MQQWSLMLLIGSFWGTACTWHHELADPKEGIKEGDVGSVNLKYVLRGDVAYRSPEPGPRPVESQVISKDVLYDPGRSPRPMAIEFLDKDDVTLTLHIPSQPIAKENSDYHGNGQQNPPQSMLSKKHQISKQIKDQSVLITKPNGLEEETSLKRLLVEILETLKDCGLLVAYDSVYEHSTLLKEILDLPFRRQVVRVSSAEDMDSVLWGKSSCQAYLFLLGDYRTFLAFNHVLDDSWDYEGRDGFIRRNVYLCWTFSRCFIVVKIDAKSFISIKSCKGKKTKHVLGILKTGEGDWAVYMNLLYKAQPFTRLTTWRNGSFTSQKPLFPDKLNDLGGVVVKVVTFEWKPSTFNQLGRDGEVEDRFGVDIEVVRAVAKVLNFNIEFVEPPQGELWGSRMPNGSWNGMMGLLHRAEAEIAAANLYVTSRRLSVLEYTDPYDSELSCFMARTEPPLPRWQALAFPFQLWTWLALLLSLLATGPVFYLLARNSCHVPGEAKDTHSLPFAYTYVFGVHCSRSMALLPRSPSTRIFVVFLWLYAVILTIAYSTNLTAFLIVTTSPAGVETIRELYESGKEVAGTGYFYRDELASSGDPFLQGLTDRYLSSTTVDEILKKVVSGGTVYLQNRGSLEYVRATKFSSRTLQGVRIMKECFAPYSIALAVQRHSPLKEKISRAVGHLQSGGLARQYFLQSLRRAAASEGREGSELTLGDAAEGDESSEDVIPLTLDHLQGVFMLALLGWGLSCFVLLAECVL, encoded by the exons ATGCAACAGTGGTCATTGATGCTGCTCATCGGGAGTTTCTGGGGCACCGCATGCACTTGGCATCACGAACTTGCTGATCCAAAGGAAGGTATTAAAGAAGGCGATGTAGGATCTGTGAACCTAAAGTACGTTCTTAGAGGCGATGTTGCATACAGGTCTCCAGAACCAGGTCCGCGACCTGTCGAGAGTCAAGTCATCAGTAAAGATGTATTATACGACCCTGGCAGAAGTCCTCGTCCAATGGCAATCGAGTTCCTAGACAAGGATGACGTCACACTAACCCTCCATATCCCGAGCCAGCCAATAGCAAAGGAGAACAGTGATTACCATGGCAACGGACAGCAAAATCCTCCCCAGAGCATGCTTTCGAAGAAGCATCAGATTTCAAAACAGATTAAAGACCAATCTGTCCTAATAACAAAACCGAATGGCTTGGAGGAGGAGACTTCGCTGAAAAGGCTACTGGTGGAAATATTAGAGACTTTGAAGGACTGCGGACTTTTAGTGGCGTACGACAGCGTCTACGAACACTCCACCCTCTTGAAGGAAATCTTGGATCTGCCGTTCAGGAGACAG GTCGTCCGAGTCTCCAGTGCTGAAGACATGGACTCGGTTCTCTGGGGGAAGTCGAGCTGCCAGGCGTACCTCTTTCTGCTCGGGGACTACAGGACATTCCTGGCCTTCAACCACGTCCTGGACGACTCTTGGGATTATGAGGGAAG GGATGGTTTTATACGGAGGAACGTATACCTCTGCTGGACTTTTTCTCGGTGTTTCATTGTTGTTAAAATTGATGCAAAGAGTTTTATCAGTATCAAATCAT GCAAAGGCAAGAAGACGAAACACGTTCTTGGAATATTGAAG ACAGGTGAAGGGGATTGGGCTGTCTACATGAACCTGCTCTACAAAGCTCAGCCTTTCACCCGACTCACGACCTGGAGGAACGGCAGCTTCACGTCACAGAAACCGCTTTTCCCCGACAAGCTCAACGACCTGGGCGGCGTCGTGGTGAAG GTGGTGACCTTCGAGTGGAAACCCAGCACCTTCAACCAGCTGGGACGCGACGGCGAAGTGGAGGACCGGTTCGGCGTGGACATCGAGGTCGTGAGGGCGGTGGCGAAGGTCCTCAACTTCAACATCGAATTTGTGGAACCTCCTCAGG GGGAGCTCTGGGGAAGCCGAATGCCCAACGGCTCCTGGAACGGCATGATGGGCCTCCTGCACCGGGCGGAGGCCGAGATCGCCGCCGCCAACCTGTACGTGACGAGTCGGAGGCTGTCCGTGTTGGAGTACACGGATCCCTACGACTCTGAG CTGAGTTGCTTCATGGCCAGGACGGAGCCTCCTCTGCCCCGCTGGCAAGCCCTGGCCTTCCCCTTCCAGCTGTGGACTTGGCTGGCACTCCTGCTGTCACTCCTTGCCACTGGCCCCGTGTTCTACCTTTTGGCCAGGAACTCGTGCCATGT cccggGCGAGGCCAAggacacccactccctcccctttgcctACACCTACGTCTTCGGCGTGCACTGCTCCCGCTCGATGGCCCTCCTGCCGCGGTCCCCGAGCACCCGCATCTTCGTCGTGTTCCTGTGGCTCTACGCCGTCATCCTCACCATCGCCTACTCCACGAATCTCACGGCCTTCCTCATCGTCACCACGTCACCGGCGGGCGTCGAGACCATCCGGGAGCTGTACGAGTCGGGGAAGGAGGTCGCCGGCACAGGGTACTTCTACAGGGACGAGTTGGCTTCGTCGGGCGATCCCTTCCTGCAG GGTCTGACGGATCGGTACCTAAGCAGCACTACCGTCGATGAGATCCTGAAGAAGGTCGTCTCTGGGGGCACCGTGTACCTGCAGAATAGAGGCTCCCTCGAATACGTGAGGGCCACCAAGTTCAGCAGTCGCACTCTGCAAGGGGTCAGGATCATGAAG gaGTGCTTCGCCCCCTACAGCATCGCCTTGGCCGTCCAGAGGCACTCGCCGCTGAAGGAGAAGATCAGCCGCGCCGTGGGCCACCTCCAGAGCGGCGGGCTCGCGCGCCAGTACTTCCTGCAGTCGCTCCGCCGTGCTGCCGCGTCCGAG GGCCGCGAGGGATCGGAGCTGACGCTGGGAGACGCTGCAGAAGGCGACGAGAGTTCCGAAGACGTCATCCCCCTCACCCTGGACCACCTTCAGGGCGTGTTCATGCTGGCGCTGCTGGGCTGGGGCCTCTCCTGCTTCGTCCTGCTGGCGGAGTGCGTCCTGTAG